In Ipomoea triloba cultivar NCNSP0323 chromosome 15, ASM357664v1, one genomic interval encodes:
- the LOC116007122 gene encoding 60S ribosomal protein L44, with amino-acid sequence MVNVPKTKKTYCKSKECRKHTLHKVTQYKKGKDSLAAQGKRRYDRKQSGYGGQTKPVFHKKAKTTKKIVLRLQCQGCKHVSQHAIKRCKHFEIGGDKKGKGTSLF; translated from the exons ATG GTGAATGTtcccaaaacaaaaaagacaTATTGCAAATCCAAGGAGTGCAGAAAGCACACCTTGCACAAGGTCACCCAATACAAGAAGGGGAAAGATAGCCTTGCTGCTCAGGGGAAGCGCCGTTATGATCGCAAACAGTCAGGTTATGGAGGACAGACCAAACCTGTATTCCACAAGAAA GCAAAAACAACCAAGAAGATTGTGCTGAGATTGCAGTGCCAAGGCTGCAAACATGTCTCACAACATGCGATCAAG AGGTGCAAGCATTTCGAGATTGGCGGTGACAAGAAAGGAAAGGGCACATCTCTATTTTAA
- the LOC116005610 gene encoding serine carboxypeptidase-like 34 — MVKVELLLYLIVALMILRVGGEGASLRIEMTEEELRREADRVMGLPGQPPVEFKQYAGYVTVNETHGRALFYWFFEATKNPHNKPLLLWLNGGPGCSSVGYGEAEELGPFFPQKGKPELKFNPHTWNKAANLLFVESPVGVGFSYTNTSRDLKELGDSITAKDSYAFLVNWLRRFPQFKSHDFYIAGESYAGHYVPQLSELIFDNNKLVPKEDYINFKGFMIGNALMDDETDQRGMIDYAWDHAVISDGLYHDIKTTCNFSVSKPSNSCNTFLDKYFDVYSIIDMYSLYTSTCPDSNFSTTPHHVPVIRGLAPLLFSHFDGWHKRPTGYDPCASDYTEVYMNRPDVQKALHANTTGIPYPWTHCRSDNTTSWGDAPASMLPTLNKLIAGGVRVWVYSGDTDGRIPVTATRYTLKKLGLNIIQDWTPWYTDNKQVGGWTIEYEGLVFVTVRGAGHQVPTFKPKQALQLLAHFLANHSLPSSPY; from the exons ATGGTAAAAGTAGAGTTGTTGTTGTATTTGATTGTTGCATTGATGATTTTGAGAGTAGGTGGAGAGGGTGCAAGCTTAAGGATAGAGATGACGGAGGAGGAATTACGAAGGGAGGCGGACCGGGTTATGGGACTTCCTGGGCAACCGCCGGTGGAGTTCAAGCAGTACGCTGGATACGTGACAGTGAACGAGACGCATGGAAGGGCTCTATTCTATTGGTTCTTCGAAGCCACCAAAAATCCCCACAATAAGCCTCTCCTCTTGTGGCTTAACGGAG gGCCAGGGTGTTCATCAGTAGGGTACGGCGAAGCAGAGGAGCTAGGACCATTCTTCCCACAAAAAGGAAAGCCTGAGCTCAAGTTCAATCCTCACACTTGGAACAAAG CTGCGAACTTGCTGTTTGTGGAGTCCCCTGTGGGTGTGGGATTCTCATACACAAATACTAGTCGTGATCTCAAGGAGCTGGGCGACAGCATTACTG CCAAGGATTCGTACGCGTTTCTAGTGAACTGGTTGAGAAGGTTCCCACAATTCAAGTCCCATGATTTCTACATTGCTGGAGAAAGTTATGCAG GGCATTATGTTCCACAGCTATCAGAGCTCATATTTGACAACAACAAACTTGTCCCAAAAGAGGATTATATAAATTTCAAGGGATTCatg atAGGGAATGCCCTGATGGACGATGAGACAGATCAGAGAGGAATGATAGACTATGCATGGGATCATGCGGTGATTTCAGATGGTCTATACCATGACATAAAAACCACATGCAATTTCAGTGTTTCAAAGCCTTCAAATTCATGCAACACCTTCCTTGATAAGTACTTCGACGTTTATAGCATCATTGACATGTACAGCTTGTACACTTCCACCTGCCCCGACTCCAACTTTAGCACCACTCCGCATCATGTTCCTGTTATACGAGGCCTCGCTCCTCTACTCTTTTCCCATTTC gATGGGTGGCACAAGAGACCAACGGGCTATGACCCATGTGCGTCGGACTATACAGAGGTGTATATGAATCGTCCAGATGTTCAGAAAGCTCTTCATGCCAATACCACTGGAATTCCCTACCCATGGACTCACTGCAGgag TGACAACACCACATCGTGGGGCGACGCACCAGCTTCTATGCTGCCTACACTCAACAAACTAATAGCTGGTGGTGTGCGTGTCTGGGTATACAG TGGAGATACTGATGGAAGAATTCCAGTGACTGCAACAAGGTATACGTTGAAAAAGCTGGGATTGAACATCATCCAAGATTGGACTCCTTGGTACACTGACAACAAACAG GTTGGAGGGTGGACTATAGAATATGAAGGATTGGTATTTGTGACAGTAAGAGGAGCTGGGCATCAAGTTCCCACCTTCAAGCCAAAGCAAGCACTTCAGTTACTCGCTCACTTCTTGGCCAACCACAGTTTGCCATCTTCACCTTATTAA